In Halarcobacter bivalviorum, a genomic segment contains:
- a CDS encoding thioredoxin family protein, with product MGWNIKEYSKNKRDDVTIYKVNVGKEMNIASHFDLLGVPAIAFLKDGKLIILEYGIKNAKTLKELEEEYFGK from the coding sequence CTGGGTTGGAACATTAAAGAGTATAGTAAAAACAAGCGAGATGATGTAACTATCTATAAAGTTAACGTAGGAAAAGAGATGAATATTGCAAGTCATTTTGACTTACTTGGTGTTCCTGCAATTGCATTTTTAAAAGATGGTAAACTCATAATTTTAGAGTATGGAATCAAAAATGCAAAAACATTAAAAGAGCTTGAAGAAGAATATTTCGGTAAGTAG
- a CDS encoding PAS domain-containing sensor histidine kinase, which translates to MFESLSFTKRYVLALTIIAFLSLLAFFNLSKLLSIQSNDAKLVNMSGNQKIITREIAFFAIYYKIDKLKVKIKEMEENHKTLTSLELSDELKNVYYGEKIYLDKKVREYLFHAKRFYENRDGRSQNYVLKNSESLLLDLEKAVVVYLKEAQENTRKLQRVETFILISTLITLLFEALFIFMPANRKINKRTNDLIMEKEFSNAVIESSTNAIITLDSNFKIRTFNKEAQNIFKYTKDEMLNKSEFEKIVPNIYEILNSKNIKNVQEVEAVNKNLERFPIRISFGTSGENKDIAIVANIQDISKEKLNDKILEQQSKFAALGEMIAIIAHQWRQPLAQLSFNCMYIRKKTKDEEILKEAVVNEEIIQFMSETITNFQDFYKKTENTVFNPIISIEQALKIVDSILRLNEVTLIKEIDSQIKIYGNSNSLAHIVLSIIQNSIDIIKLNKIENPILQITLKDTKEHIILCIKDNAGGIKIEPISDIFKPFNTKKEKSSTGIGLYMSKMIIKNQFKGCIEAKNVENGAEFTIFLPH; encoded by the coding sequence ATGTTTGAAAGCTTAAGTTTTACTAAAAGATATGTATTAGCTTTAACGATTATTGCGTTTTTATCACTATTGGCTTTTTTTAATTTAAGTAAGCTTTTAAGTATTCAATCAAATGATGCCAAGCTCGTAAATATGAGTGGTAATCAGAAAATTATTACTAGAGAAATTGCCTTCTTTGCAATTTATTATAAAATTGATAAATTAAAAGTAAAAATTAAAGAGATGGAAGAAAATCATAAAACTTTAACTTCTTTAGAACTATCAGATGAATTAAAAAATGTCTATTATGGAGAAAAAATTTATTTAGATAAAAAAGTTAGAGAGTATCTTTTTCATGCTAAAAGATTTTATGAAAATAGAGATGGAAGAAGTCAAAACTATGTATTAAAAAACTCTGAAAGTTTATTGCTTGATTTAGAAAAAGCAGTCGTAGTTTATTTAAAAGAGGCACAGGAAAATACAAGAAAATTACAACGTGTAGAAACTTTTATTTTAATCTCAACTTTAATCACTTTACTCTTTGAAGCATTATTTATTTTTATGCCAGCAAATAGAAAAATAAATAAAAGAACTAATGATTTGATTATGGAAAAAGAGTTTTCAAATGCAGTAATTGAATCAAGTACAAATGCTATTATTACCCTTGATAGTAATTTTAAAATAAGAACATTTAATAAAGAAGCCCAAAATATATTTAAATATACAAAAGATGAGATGTTAAATAAATCAGAGTTTGAAAAAATTGTACCTAATATCTATGAAATATTAAACTCAAAAAATATAAAGAATGTTCAAGAAGTGGAAGCAGTAAATAAGAACTTAGAAAGATTTCCTATTAGAATCTCTTTTGGGACAAGTGGAGAAAATAAAGATATTGCAATTGTTGCAAATATTCAAGATATCTCTAAAGAAAAACTCAATGATAAAATACTTGAACAACAATCTAAGTTTGCAGCATTAGGGGAAATGATTGCTATAATCGCCCATCAATGGAGGCAACCCTTAGCTCAACTAAGCTTTAACTGTATGTATATAAGAAAAAAGACTAAAGATGAAGAAATCTTAAAAGAAGCAGTTGTAAATGAAGAGATTATTCAATTTATGTCAGAAACAATTACAAATTTTCAAGATTTTTATAAAAAGACAGAAAATACAGTTTTTAATCCTATTATTTCAATTGAACAGGCTTTAAAAATAGTAGATTCTATTTTAAGGTTAAATGAAGTGACTTTAATAAAAGAGATAGATTCTCAAATAAAAATCTATGGGAATTCAAATAGTTTAGCCCATATTGTTTTATCAATAATTCAAAACAGTATAGATATTATAAAATTAAACAAGATAGAAAACCCTATTCTTCAAATAACTCTTAAAGATACAAAAGAACATATTATTTTATGTATAAAAGATAATGCAGGAGGAATAAAAATAGAGCCAATATCAGATATATTTAAACCTTTTAATACAAAAAAAGAGAAGTCTTCTACAGGAATAGGATTATATATGTCAAAGATGATTATAAAAAATCAATTTAAAGGTTGTATTGAAGCTAAAAATGTTGAAAATGGTGCAGAGTTTACTATTTTCTTACCTCATTAA
- a CDS encoding response regulator transcription factor: protein MIEKYEIKLKKSSILLAEDEENLRDSFKKVLLLYVQKVYTASDGEEALELYYKHKPDILITDLKMPKINGLDLIKTIRKENEEIPIIVTSAYTNQEFLLESIKLSLVEYAVKPIREINLSELLESCAKILIKHSRTIIKLAENCYYDYDNKTFTYKEETTLLTNKEIDFIEILLSHRGNLVTKYKIEDKLYIYEEAPPSALKNLVFKLRKKLKVDIIKTVSKLGYMIE, encoded by the coding sequence ATGATAGAAAAATATGAGATTAAACTTAAAAAATCTTCTATTCTTTTAGCAGAAGATGAAGAGAATTTAAGAGATAGTTTTAAGAAGGTATTACTCCTTTATGTACAAAAAGTCTATACTGCTTCTGATGGAGAAGAAGCTTTAGAACTCTATTATAAACATAAACCTGATATTCTTATTACTGACCTTAAAATGCCTAAAATAAATGGTTTAGACTTAATTAAAACTATAAGAAAAGAAAATGAAGAGATTCCTATTATAGTTACAAGTGCCTATACAAATCAAGAATTTTTATTAGAATCAATTAAGTTATCCTTAGTTGAATATGCTGTTAAACCTATTAGAGAAATTAATTTATCAGAACTTCTTGAATCATGTGCAAAAATTCTAATAAAACATTCAAGAACAATAATTAAGCTAGCAGAAAATTGTTATTATGATTATGATAATAAAACCTTTACTTATAAAGAAGAGACTACACTTTTAACAAATAAAGAGATTGATTTTATAGAAATACTTTTAAGTCACAGAGGAAATCTAGTAACTAAATATAAAATAGAAGATAAACTATATATCTATGAAGAAGCTCCACCAAGTGCCCTAAAAAACTTAGTTTTTAAATTAAGAAAGAAACTAAAAGTTGATATTATTAAAACAGTATCAAAGCTTGGTTACATGATAGAATAA
- the nosZ gene encoding Sec-dependent nitrous-oxide reductase — translation MKKSYKILSSLVLGSTLTTSVALGATNELSKVMKERGLSEIDVIRAAKTYNPTGIKDKYVVFSSGGQSGQVIVYGVPSMRILKYIGVFTPEPWQGYGYDKDSLAILRQGNIRGKEINWGDTHHPALSETDGKYDGKWLAINDKANPRIAIIDLGDFETKQIVPNPVFKSDHGGAFFTPNSEFIIEAAQYAAPFDNEYHPIEDYKETYRGGVTMWKFDPKIGRILPKDSFTIEFPPYHQDLSDAGKGESNGWGFTNSFNTEMYTGGIEVGMPPNEAGMSRNDTDFLHVYNWKKLAELAKNPKNVKIVNDHRVIPIDVAVKNNALFLIPEAKSPHGVDVSPDGRYIIVCGKLDTHASVYDFRKIKKLIDNKEYSGKDPYGIPILDMKKSLHGQLELGLGPLHNQYSPIDGQVYTSLYVDSQVVKWDYKKLKVLDKENVHYNIGHLAGMEGKSADPQGEYIIALNKLSIDRFQNVGPLHPQNHQLIDISGKTMDLLVDMPLPLGEPHQAVAIRASKLHPHVRYKMGTNSKTGKEHIGKTLAGQERIERKGNHVTVYATLVRSHINPERITVNKGDLVTIHMTNLERAQDETHGFTIDNYNQHGSLEPGETTTLEFVADMEGVFPYYCTEFCSALHLEMMGYLMVKDPNKKYESAQKLKMKSMTTQELKAEYDKTVAVNKATDAVIQSVVKFLKDNKFENHKVVADLVTDALDQYNKIPEQKKKSDEAFKKGDIEKAILFENMIWQLMVKTADVGIRAKDTLVRKIATKQSASAARGEKAFAEGGCNGCHVIGKVSSGPDLTGVLQRHENGVKWVSKFILEPETMYDDPYVKGMIDYFNLKMPNQHMTEEETKDIIEYLKWIDENANLF, via the coding sequence ATGAAGAAGTCATATAAAATACTCTCTTCGTTAGTTTTGGGTAGTACACTTACAACTTCTGTTGCATTAGGGGCAACAAATGAATTATCTAAAGTAATGAAAGAAAGAGGGCTCTCTGAAATTGATGTTATTAGAGCAGCTAAAACATATAACCCTACTGGAATCAAAGACAAATATGTTGTTTTTTCATCAGGTGGACAATCAGGACAAGTAATTGTTTATGGTGTTCCCTCAATGAGAATTCTAAAATATATTGGAGTATTTACCCCAGAGCCTTGGCAAGGGTATGGATACGATAAAGACTCACTTGCAATATTAAGACAAGGAAATATCAGAGGTAAAGAGATTAACTGGGGAGATACACACCACCCTGCTTTATCTGAAACTGATGGAAAATATGATGGAAAATGGTTAGCAATTAATGATAAAGCAAATCCTAGAATTGCAATTATTGACTTAGGAGATTTTGAAACAAAACAGATTGTTCCAAATCCAGTTTTCAAATCTGACCATGGTGGTGCTTTCTTTACACCTAATTCTGAATTTATTATTGAAGCTGCTCAATATGCAGCACCTTTTGATAATGAATATCACCCTATAGAGGACTACAAAGAGACTTATAGAGGTGGAGTAACTATGTGGAAATTTGACCCAAAAATTGGGCGAATTTTACCTAAAGACTCTTTTACTATTGAATTTCCTCCTTATCATCAAGATTTATCTGATGCAGGAAAAGGAGAGAGTAATGGTTGGGGATTTACAAACTCATTTAATACAGAGATGTATACAGGTGGAATAGAAGTAGGAATGCCACCAAATGAAGCTGGTATGTCAAGAAATGATACTGACTTTTTACATGTATACAACTGGAAAAAACTTGCAGAACTTGCAAAAAATCCTAAAAATGTAAAAATTGTTAATGACCATAGAGTTATTCCAATTGATGTTGCAGTTAAAAATAATGCCCTATTTTTAATTCCCGAAGCTAAATCTCCCCATGGAGTAGATGTATCTCCTGATGGTAGATATATTATTGTTTGTGGGAAACTAGATACTCATGCTTCAGTTTATGATTTTAGAAAAATCAAAAAACTAATTGATAATAAAGAGTATTCAGGGAAAGACCCTTATGGAATTCCTATTCTTGATATGAAAAAATCATTACATGGACAATTAGAGTTAGGACTTGGGCCTTTACATAATCAATATTCACCTATTGACGGACAAGTATATACTTCTTTATATGTTGATTCTCAAGTTGTAAAATGGGATTATAAAAAACTAAAAGTTTTAGATAAAGAGAATGTTCACTATAACATTGGTCACCTTGCAGGAATGGAAGGAAAATCAGCAGATCCTCAAGGGGAATATATCATTGCTTTAAATAAACTTTCAATTGATAGATTCCAAAATGTAGGACCTCTACATCCTCAAAATCACCAATTAATTGATATTTCTGGTAAAACAATGGACCTTTTAGTTGATATGCCTCTACCTTTAGGAGAACCTCATCAAGCTGTTGCTATTAGAGCTAGTAAATTACATCCTCATGTAAGATACAAAATGGGAACTAATAGTAAAACAGGAAAAGAGCATATTGGAAAAACTCTTGCGGGACAAGAAAGAATTGAAAGAAAGGGAAATCATGTAACCGTGTATGCTACTTTAGTTAGGTCACATATTAACCCTGAAAGAATTACTGTAAATAAAGGTGATTTAGTAACTATTCATATGACAAATCTTGAAAGAGCACAAGATGAAACACATGGATTTACAATTGATAACTATAACCAACACGGTTCATTAGAACCAGGAGAAACAACAACTTTAGAGTTTGTTGCTGATATGGAAGGGGTATTCCCTTACTATTGTACAGAGTTTTGTTCTGCGCTTCACTTAGAAATGATGGGATATTTAATGGTTAAAGATCCTAACAAAAAATATGAGAGTGCACAAAAGTTAAAAATGAAATCAATGACTACGCAAGAGTTAAAAGCAGAATATGACAAAACTGTTGCGGTAAATAAAGCAACAGATGCTGTTATTCAATCAGTAGTTAAATTTTTAAAAGATAATAAATTTGAAAACCATAAAGTTGTTGCAGATTTAGTAACAGATGCACTTGACCAATACAACAAAATTCCAGAACAAAAGAAAAAATCAGATGAAGCTTTCAAAAAAGGAGATATTGAAAAAGCAATTCTTTTTGAAAACATGATTTGGCAACTAATGGTTAAAACAGCCGATGTTGGGATTAGAGCAAAAGATACTTTAGTTAGAAAAATTGCAACTAAGCAAAGTGCTTCTGCTGCAAGAGGAGAAAAAGCTTTTGCAGAAGGTGGTTGTAATGGATGTCACGTAATAGGAAAAGTATCTTCAGGACCTGACTTAACAGGAGTTTTACAAAGACATGAAAATGGTGTTAAATGGGTTAGTAAATTTATTCTAGAACCAGAAACAATGTATGATGATCCATATGTAAAAGGGATGATTGATTATTTTAATTTAAAAATGCCTAATCAACATATGACAGAAGAAGAGACAAAAGACATTATTGAATATCTAAAATGGATTGATGAAAATGCCAACCTTTTCTAA
- a CDS encoding cytochrome C produces the protein MHTSFIKSKIYALIALILMTLAFTFPMIAFHGTLNKIDAGKEDEISSLAIKVWNFYNQGRYKSTTVPKEAFNDLEKMIDTSSEIGVASLPIWTCSLEAPNYPKKAFPEGIPVFFHFDGFSGEVHEMNTINHYVGMDPMWKGGVLEREIGIYALLGLSLFMIYFILFHKKIFTYIMYIPAALPLLFIADYSYWLYWFGHNLHDWGAFKIKPFMPTVFGDGKIAQFTTHSYPTIGFYILLLIGLFSLLSILSKNKAMKETKIDYKV, from the coding sequence ATGCATACAAGTTTTATAAAATCAAAAATTTATGCCCTAATTGCACTAATATTAATGACCTTAGCATTTACTTTTCCAATGATTGCTTTCCATGGAACTTTAAATAAAATTGATGCAGGAAAAGAAGATGAAATCTCTTCTTTAGCAATTAAGGTTTGGAATTTTTACAATCAAGGTAGATATAAAAGTACAACTGTACCAAAAGAAGCTTTCAATGATTTAGAAAAAATGATTGATACTTCTTCTGAAATTGGTGTTGCTTCACTTCCTATTTGGACCTGTAGTTTAGAAGCACCAAACTATCCTAAAAAAGCTTTTCCAGAGGGAATTCCTGTATTTTTCCATTTTGATGGATTTTCAGGAGAGGTTCATGAGATGAATACAATTAATCACTATGTAGGGATGGACCCTATGTGGAAAGGTGGAGTACTTGAAAGAGAAATAGGAATATATGCTTTATTAGGTCTTTCTTTATTTATGATTTATTTTATTCTTTTTCATAAAAAGATTTTTACATACATAATGTACATCCCTGCAGCACTACCTCTTTTATTTATTGCAGATTATTCTTATTGGTTATATTGGTTTGGCCACAATCTACATGATTGGGGTGCTTTTAAAATAAAACCCTTTATGCCAACTGTTTTTGGAGATGGAAAAATTGCTCAATTTACAACTCATTCATATCCTACTATTGGATTTTATATTTTATTGTTAATTGGTCTATTTTCACTTTTATCTATTCTTTCAAAAAATAAAGCAATGAAAGAAACAAAGATTGATTATAAGGTTTAA
- a CDS encoding nitrous oxide reductase family maturation protein NosD: MLKLLIFTLFLSFTFLKANLLQETIDKAKEGSILKLSKGVYKGSILINKPLTIIGKEEGVIIDGEGEGTVVTIKSPYVTLKNLTIQGSGDKHENIDSGIKISDSKQSEISNCIIRDSLFGIDISTTNNSIFSNNYITSKKLDLGLRGDGVRLWYSNDNIITKNKLVKSRDMVVWYSHGNEISENFGEYNRYSLHFMYAGKNFVRNNTYQYNSVGIFFMYSKDTIATGNVVKSSLGTTGMGIGLKDVSNFTLKKNTVIYNAIGIYIDRSPFEPDTNNWIEENQILYNSEGIHFHSLSENNIIKGNYISGNIEDVVNDSRGARTYQNEIVGNYWDSYEGFDKNRDNIGDTPHKIYQYADQLWVYNPTVKFFYGSPVISLLNFLAKLAPFSEPIFLLQDEKPKLKKQGFNYDKKEQ, translated from the coding sequence ATGCTAAAGCTATTGATTTTTACTCTTTTTTTATCTTTTACTTTTTTAAAAGCAAATCTATTACAAGAGACAATAGATAAAGCTAAAGAAGGTTCAATTCTAAAACTTTCAAAAGGAGTATATAAAGGTTCAATCTTAATAAATAAACCTCTTACAATTATTGGGAAAGAAGAAGGTGTAATCATTGATGGAGAAGGAGAAGGTACTGTAGTTACAATTAAAAGTCCTTATGTTACTTTAAAAAACTTAACTATTCAAGGAAGTGGGGATAAACATGAGAATATAGACTCTGGAATAAAAATTTCAGATTCAAAACAATCAGAAATTTCTAATTGTATTATTAGAGACTCTCTTTTTGGTATTGATATCTCAACAACAAATAATTCAATTTTCTCAAACAACTATATAACTTCAAAAAAGTTAGATTTAGGCCTTAGAGGTGATGGGGTTAGACTATGGTATTCAAATGACAATATCATTACAAAAAACAAATTAGTAAAATCAAGAGACATGGTAGTTTGGTACTCTCATGGAAATGAAATATCAGAAAACTTTGGAGAATATAATAGATATTCTTTACATTTTATGTATGCAGGTAAAAACTTTGTAAGAAATAATACTTATCAATATAACTCTGTAGGTATTTTCTTTATGTATAGTAAAGACACTATTGCTACAGGAAATGTTGTAAAAAGTTCTTTAGGTACTACTGGTATGGGAATAGGACTTAAAGATGTTTCAAATTTCACTCTTAAAAAAAATACAGTTATTTACAATGCAATAGGAATTTATATTGATCGTTCTCCTTTTGAACCAGACACAAATAATTGGATAGAAGAAAATCAAATTTTATATAACTCAGAAGGTATTCATTTTCACTCACTTAGTGAAAACAATATTATTAAAGGAAACTATATTTCTGGAAATATTGAGGATGTTGTAAATGATAGTAGAGGTGCGAGAACCTATCAAAATGAAATAGTTGGAAATTATTGGGATAGTTATGAAGGTTTTGATAAAAATAGAGACAATATAGGAGATACTCCGCATAAAATATATCAATATGCAGATCAACTTTGGGTATATAACCCAACAGTTAAATTTTTTTATGGTTCTCCTGTTATCTCATTATTAAACTTTCTTGCAAAACTAGCTCCTTTTAGTGAACCAATATTTTTATTACAAGATGAAAAACCAAAGTTAAAAAAACAAGGATTTAATTATGATAAAAAAGAGCAATAA
- a CDS encoding 4Fe-4S dicluster domain-containing protein — MIKKSNKRRDFIKFSTLGILGLSLGGGIIISPYALQAEMRLRPPGAVEEKEFLALCIKCGQCLQVCPYHSIKLADMAKGHGVGTPYIDARERGCYACSAVPCVLACPSGALDHKIEKPEEIQMGIAVLEFKNRCIALTNTPVPKGHSKRIHDFVNKQNNITQLELDMLEKLDKFEGEPCTICADMCPLPNPLSAISMVPEEEGKRPEIYEGCVGCGVCEELCPANEPAIVVKPRLTYEDYYIKGLKS; from the coding sequence ATGATAAAAAAGAGCAATAAAAGAAGAGATTTTATTAAGTTCTCAACACTTGGTATTTTAGGGTTGAGTCTTGGTGGAGGTATTATAATAAGTCCTTATGCACTACAAGCAGAGATGAGACTTAGACCTCCTGGAGCAGTAGAAGAAAAGGAGTTTTTAGCACTTTGTATTAAATGTGGACAATGTTTACAAGTTTGTCCATACCACTCAATCAAATTAGCAGATATGGCAAAGGGGCACGGAGTAGGAACTCCATATATAGATGCCAGAGAAAGAGGCTGTTATGCTTGTAGTGCTGTACCTTGTGTTTTAGCCTGTCCAAGTGGAGCTTTAGACCATAAAATTGAAAAACCAGAAGAGATACAAATGGGAATTGCAGTTTTAGAGTTTAAAAATAGGTGTATTGCATTAACAAATACTCCTGTTCCTAAAGGTCATAGTAAAAGAATCCATGATTTTGTTAACAAGCAAAATAATATAACCCAACTAGAACTTGATATGTTAGAAAAACTTGATAAGTTTGAAGGAGAGCCTTGTACTATTTGTGCAGATATGTGCCCTTTACCAAATCCTTTAAGTGCAATCTCTATGGTTCCTGAAGAAGAAGGAAAAAGACCTGAAATATATGAAGGATGTGTTGGATGTGGTGTTTGTGAAGAGTTATGTCCAGCAAATGAACCAGCTATTGTTGTAAAACCTAGATTAACATATGAAGATTATTATATCAAAGGATTAAAATCATGA
- a CDS encoding c-type cytochrome has protein sequence MIKKILLLVALLLISSGCTEKKEKSTLIEKESELKIEIEENQNKEEIKVAQKEHVNKKNETYYFNYNGVKSEYDPNSKPANEDAAVRVTPRTNIEANLHIRSPYEQVQISLLVKKLSKEFIVKCSACHNDYANGIIGPSLLDKDADFIYNSILKFKNNKDANVLMTDLVKQMSDENIKKLANEIYEFNKEVRKIK, from the coding sequence ATGATAAAAAAAATATTATTACTTGTAGCACTTCTTTTAATAAGTTCTGGTTGTACAGAAAAAAAAGAGAAAAGTACTCTTATAGAAAAAGAGAGTGAACTTAAAATTGAAATAGAAGAAAATCAAAACAAAGAAGAGATAAAAGTTGCTCAAAAAGAGCATGTAAATAAAAAAAATGAAACTTATTATTTCAATTATAATGGAGTTAAAAGTGAGTATGACCCTAATTCTAAGCCAGCAAATGAAGATGCTGCTGTAAGAGTTACCCCTCGTACAAATATTGAAGCAAATCTTCATATTAGAAGTCCTTATGAACAAGTACAAATTTCATTACTTGTAAAAAAACTTAGTAAAGAATTTATTGTCAAATGTTCTGCTTGTCACAATGATTACGCAAATGGAATAATAGGTCCTTCTTTATTAGATAAAGATGCTGATTTTATTTATAACTCTATTCTTAAATTTAAAAACAATAAAGATGCAAATGTTTTAATGACTGATTTAGTAAAACAAATGAGTGATGAAAATATAAAAAAACTTGCAAATGAAATCTATGAGTTTAACAAAGAAGTTAGGAAAATAAAATGA
- a CDS encoding c-type cytochrome, with product MKKIIAILSTLCILGLMIYTYNNGRAFHGGKGSHAISDLAKIEQKTKIDPIKEKDIEQEKLKALRDKAGNTATFEISNAYRSKCASCHGVDGSGLQNGKKLMGPALIGQSEEKLYTDLVDFKAGRKENLIMKGLLLNLSEEELKDFAKEISQFKAKKEALNN from the coding sequence ATGAAAAAGATAATTGCTATTCTTTCTACACTCTGTATTTTAGGTTTAATGATATACACCTACAATAATGGAAGAGCATTTCATGGAGGAAAAGGAAGCCATGCTATTTCAGACTTAGCAAAAATTGAACAAAAAACTAAAATTGATCCTATTAAAGAAAAAGATATAGAACAAGAAAAACTAAAAGCACTTAGGGATAAAGCGGGAAATACTGCAACTTTTGAAATCAGTAATGCTTATAGAAGTAAATGTGCTTCATGCCATGGGGTGGATGGTTCAGGCTTACAAAATGGTAAAAAACTAATGGGCCCTGCTCTTATTGGGCAATCAGAAGAAAAACTATATACAGATTTAGTTGATTTTAAAGCAGGAAGAAAAGAGAACCTTATTATGAAAGGTTTATTATTAAATCTTTCAGAAGAAGAACTTAAAGATTTTGCAAAAGAAATTTCACAATTTAAAGCTAAAAAAGAAGCTTTAAATAATTAA
- a CDS encoding NapH/MauN family ferredoxin-type protein, with amino-acid sequence MDKWNNKETIKNSSFISTFFDKTKEGKTYFSYRMKRWLVVIAIHLLFFLSFSIDIQILEGTLNGSRFLGFHLIDPFTTIQMFLATYEMPVNIIIGTTTIIVFYLLIGGRTYCSWVCPYGLLSEIAEKIHNSLVSKKIIKERRFNHRVRHVFWIMFMILAFTSGYLVFETINIVGILSRFVAYGWSLALSWVLIVFLIEVFFSRRAWCTYICPIGTTYGYLGKVSALRIQWNDNCDHCMVCHDVCFENQVLELTKAKYDKEREEKNIKKEYITGADCTLCGRCIDVCHSDALKYDFRLKGLI; translated from the coding sequence ATGGATAAATGGAATAATAAAGAGACAATAAAAAATTCATCCTTTATATCAACATTCTTTGATAAAACAAAAGAAGGGAAAACATATTTTTCTTATAGAATGAAAAGATGGTTAGTAGTAATTGCTATTCATTTACTCTTTTTCTTATCTTTTTCAATTGATATTCAAATATTAGAAGGAACACTAAATGGCTCAAGATTTTTAGGTTTTCATTTAATTGACCCTTTTACTACCATTCAGATGTTTCTTGCTACTTATGAAATGCCTGTAAATATAATAATTGGAACAACTACAATTATAGTTTTCTATCTTCTTATAGGAGGAAGAACATACTGTTCATGGGTCTGTCCTTATGGACTATTAAGTGAAATTGCTGAAAAAATTCATAATAGTTTGGTTTCAAAAAAAATTATAAAAGAGCGAAGATTTAATCATAGAGTAAGACATGTTTTTTGGATTATGTTTATGATTTTAGCCTTTACAAGTGGTTATTTAGTTTTTGAAACTATTAATATAGTTGGTATTTTAAGTAGATTTGTTGCCTACGGTTGGAGTTTAGCTCTTTCTTGGGTTTTAATTGTGTTTTTAATAGAAGTCTTCTTTTCAAGAAGAGCTTGGTGTACATATATTTGTCCTATAGGAACAACTTATGGTTATTTAGGAAAAGTTAGTGCTTTAAGAATCCAATGGAATGATAATTGTGACCATTGTATGGTTTGTCATGATGTTTGTTTTGAAAATCAAGTTTTAGAATTAACAAAAGCCAAATATGACAAAGAAAGAGAAGAGAAAAATATAAAAAAAGAGTATATAACAGGTGCTGACTGCACTTTATGTGGTAGGTGCATAGATGTATGTCACTCTGATGCCTTAAAATATGATTTTAGATTAAAAGGGTTAATATAA
- a CDS encoding ABC transporter ATP-binding protein, with product MIEISNLTKKFASHLSLDDVSIAFNKNDHVAIMGPNGAGKTTLIRSIMGYYHPTSGEVLIEGLNPIKNRIEILEKISFVPQLPPPIKLNLEELIKYIEISAKVEKELILHYANEIKLDIKNNLHKSFFKLSGGMKQKMLIAISLAKKSDILIYDEPTANLDPEARDDFFRLLKQNEKEKISLFVTHRLDEVKDIVNRQIYMDLGKVISDKKIKEFL from the coding sequence ATGATAGAAATTTCAAATCTTACAAAAAAATTTGCTTCACATCTATCCTTAGATGATGTAAGTATAGCTTTTAATAAAAATGATCATGTCGCTATTATGGGACCTAATGGTGCAGGAAAAACAACTCTGATTCGATCAATTATGGGATATTACCACCCTACTTCAGGTGAAGTATTAATTGAAGGGCTAAATCCTATAAAAAATAGAATTGAGATATTAGAAAAAATCTCTTTTGTTCCACAACTTCCTCCTCCTATAAAATTAAATCTTGAGGAGTTAATAAAATACATTGAAATAAGTGCAAAAGTAGAAAAAGAGTTAATACTACACTATGCAAATGAGATAAAACTAGATATTAAAAACAATCTACATAAATCTTTTTTTAAACTCTCAGGAGGAATGAAACAAAAGATGCTTATTGCAATTAGTTTAGCTAAAAAGAGCGATATTCTTATTTATGATGAACCAACAGCTAATTTAGACCCTGAAGCAAGAGATGATTTTTTCAGACTTCTTAAACAAAATGAAAAAGAGAAAATCTCTTTATTTGTTACTCATAGACTTGATGAAGTTAAAGATATTGTAAATAGACAAATTTATATGGATTTAGGAAAAGTTATTTCAGATAAAAAAATAAAGGAGTTTTTATGA